The DNA region tttgtcaactttgtatttgtagcaaacactaatataatgtTTTGAAACTTGAAGTCGACAAAACTAcatatgttatattaatcgtgttttgaacataatatatatatatatatatatatatatatatatatatatatatatatatatatatatatatatattatatcatatatatataaatataatatatatatacatatagatatatataagtCTAAAATTTGTCCCTGCGCCTGTTATCAGACAGGTTATACGCCATTAGTATGATATAAAGCCTACCATCGTCATCCATTACTCAGGAAATATATTGCTTTAAGCATAGATTATTCTTGGGAAAACCAAAAGCCTCCCTAAAGCTGATCGTCTTAATGTTCCACatttgttgtttttttaaatatttattatgattataattatatttGTGTTTGTTTGAAGGAGAAAAGTATCATTCAACTTTACAATGGCATTTTAACGTGAGAACTGAATGGGGAGCATTAAAATATAACTGCTCAACTTCATTTTCACTCACActtaaatattactccctccggataaaaaaaaagagtccacttagcaaatcaaaaaagaattaaccttattttttcatatttacccctattaagtattatatgatcaaatcccaatgcctatttaattaggggtagtttagtcaaattatctatttttggttaggagttagtattttattaaggggtgtgcaaatagctaagtggactctttttttatcTGGAGGAAGTATTATTTAATTAGGAATTACCTTGCACACGTTTAGATAAGTGAATGTGGAGcattaaaataagatttatgaGCTTCTTATTCACTCATCCTTTTTAATTAGGATTTCATTCATTACAGAAAATAACTTAATGCTCCTGAACATGATTGAGCCTTCATGTAATGATAATATtactatttaatatttattatattagatattttatgttttattacattttaatttacagcaggggcaaaacggtaatccAACTTTGATGGTAggagcttcccacttttagtataatatgatgtctattttcttttataatcaAAGGCTGAACAAAGATTttcaacaaacatatatattctcttttttaaattttataaaaattaaacacaTAAAAAATTGTGTGTATTCGAAACTGAATCATATTACAGACCGTTTAATGTAATTAACcgtaaaattaaaaatatatcattaatTTGGATCGTTTTATTCTCTGTGATGTGACAGGTGTTATACCTAGAGAGATGGGGAATCTTTACAAATTGGAGAAACTATTTATGGGTGGTAATAAATTAAGTGGTTTCATACCGAAGATCATCAATATCTGAACACTAAGAGTGATGAACCTTGCTTTCAATAACCTTTGAATAGTCTTCCATTGTCAAACCTAGAATTTTGTATCTTGATGCAAACAACATTGATGGAGGGATACCCAGCTCAATCTCCAATTCCTCAAATCTAAAGAACTTAGATCTCATGAACAAATTGAGTCAAAATTCCAACTCGTTGGGGGATTTGAGACGACCTCAAGTTTCGAGTTTGTCCAATAATAACTTATGGTCTCGACGTACACGAGTATCTTAACTTCATTAGAAATGGATCTTTGAGAGTTATGGCATTAATGGTTAATCCTCTGAATGGTGTTCTTCCAGATTCCATTGGTAATCTCTCCACTTCTCTTGAACGGTTTTATTTAACTCGTTGTGAAATTAGGGGTAGCAAAGAAAAGGTGGGAATTTAAGCAACTTAAACACTTTGCTCCTATATAGCAATGAATTGAGAGATAACGAACTGAAGAACATTATGTAATTTACACAATCTTCAACGTTTAGGGCTTGGTGATAATAAAGTTGATAGCAAAAGGTACCCTTGGTCTACTACCTTTAACTTATTCTGCAATTAATTGGTTTGTCATATAATCAAATTTCGGGTATATTATGGGAGACGTACAAATCGGTAACACTACCTCTTTGAGAAGATTCATCTATGTTCAAATAGGCTCACAAACATACCCATGAGTACGTAAATGGAGCCTAACGTATCTTTTGATGCTTGACTTGTCAAATAATTCTTTGGTTGGTTCATTGCCTCCTGCTTTCGGTAACTTGAATCACATATGGTTAATAGATCTGTCAAGGAATCACCTTTCAGGAAGTATTCCCTCCACAGTTGGGGACttgcagagtcttgtttatcttTCTTTGGCTTATAATGAGTTACAAGGATCTATTCCGGAGTCACTCGGGAAAATGATAAGTTTGGAATCAGCGAATCTATCCAATAACATTCTTTCAGGTACGATTCCAAAATCACTAGAGTCACTTCGATATCTGAAGGATTTCAATGTATCATTCAATAGATTAGAAGGTGAAATTCCAAGTAAAGGaccttttcttaattttacCTCTCAATCTTTTATGGGAAATGAAGAGTTGTGCGGCAATTTGCTTTTCCGGCCTTGTATGACTAGGTCTTTTCATCAGTCAAGGGGAAGCAAATTGCTTCTGATTATACTTGTCGCATTGGTAGCTGCACTAATGGTACTTGGCTCAATTGTCGTGTTTATGTTAAGGAGACGTGGGAATAGAAATGTTCCAACTCAAGCCGTATCCTTACCTGCAAGAACAACACTAGCAAGGATTTCATACATTGAAGTTGAAAGGGCAACGCAAGGGTTCGACCAATGCAACTTGCTAGGCTGTGGAGGTTATGGCTCTGTTTACAAGGGCATCTTTGCAAATGGGATGGTTTGGGCAATCAAAGTGTTTAATTTTACGTATCAAGGTGCATTCAAGAGTTTTGATTCGAATGTGAAGTTTCACTGAACCTTTGCCATAAGAATCTTACCAAAGTTATCACCAGATTGTACTAACTTGGATTTTAAAGCTTTACTTCTG from Lycium ferocissimum isolate CSIRO_LF1 chromosome 2, AGI_CSIRO_Lferr_CH_V1, whole genome shotgun sequence includes:
- the LOC132043944 gene encoding receptor kinase-like protein Xa21, producing the protein MLDLSNNSLVGSLPPAFGNLNHIWLIDLSRNHLSGSIPSTVGDLQSLVYLSLAYNELQGSIPESLGKMISLESANLSNNILSGTIPKSLESLRYLKDFNVSFNRLEGEIPSKGPFLNFTSQSFMGNEELCGNLLFRPCMTRSFHQSRGSKLLLIILVALVAALMVLGSIVVFMLRRRGNRNVPTQAVSLPARTTLARISYIEVERATQGFDQCNLLGCGGYGSVYKGIFANGMVWAIKVFNFTYQEYMPNGSLEKWLHSDGYFLNMIQRLDIIIDVASALEYLHHGYATVVVHSDLKPSNVLLDERLIGHVSDFGLAKLLGEGESIAHTKTLATMGYIAPGNFLFRLVSRRCDVYSYGIMLMETFTRRRPYDEMFHENLSMRSWVCNSLTVAPDNIIDVTLWEPKDTDFEKKLHCVSSILELALNCTVESPNERLNMKDVLANIMKIKHEFLRK